A window of Coprothermobacter sp. contains these coding sequences:
- a CDS encoding ethanolamine utilization protein EutJ has product MRRLLAIILVCALIAGVGVGCKKAEVLPTEQVVNLGGIYPMTGGSATFGTSSMQGTAMAVEEFNAAGGAMVDGVKTTINYINEDDAGSPEVGASAAQKLINQDKVIGIIGAVMSKVTLAVAPIAQSAGVPEISPTSTNEKVTLVGDYIFRACFIDPFQGKVMANYAWNTLKVKTAACLFDNGNDYPKGLAENFKASFESLGGKVVAYEAFTDEDKTVDFKAQLTKIKAAKPEFLYLSGYYGSTALILKQARAMGLNVPAGGGDGWDSPDLVKIGGAAVEGGVFSNHFSKDDLSPKVQAFVAAYTAKYGAAPDALAALAYDAAGLFLDAFKTAGSIKGSDIRDAMKNTTFSGIGGAYKFDENRNPIKAAVILQIKNGQQTFLTTVNP; this is encoded by the coding sequence ATGAGGAGACTGCTTGCTATTATTCTTGTCTGTGCACTCATTGCCGGCGTTGGCGTCGGATGCAAGAAAGCTGAGGTCCTACCCACCGAACAGGTTGTCAACCTGGGCGGTATCTACCCGATGACCGGTGGCTCGGCCACCTTCGGTACTTCCAGCATGCAGGGTACAGCCATGGCCGTCGAGGAGTTCAATGCTGCCGGCGGAGCAATGGTCGACGGCGTCAAGACGACTATCAACTACATCAACGAGGACGACGCTGGTTCCCCCGAAGTCGGCGCCAGCGCCGCTCAGAAGCTCATCAACCAGGACAAGGTCATCGGCATCATCGGCGCCGTCATGAGCAAGGTCACCCTGGCCGTCGCGCCTATCGCGCAGTCTGCCGGCGTCCCGGAGATCTCGCCAACGTCCACCAATGAGAAGGTCACGCTGGTCGGTGACTACATTTTCCGTGCCTGCTTCATCGACCCGTTCCAGGGTAAGGTCATGGCCAACTACGCGTGGAACACGCTGAAGGTCAAGACGGCCGCCTGCTTGTTCGACAACGGCAACGACTACCCCAAGGGACTGGCCGAGAACTTCAAGGCCAGTTTCGAGAGCCTGGGCGGCAAAGTCGTCGCCTATGAAGCCTTCACGGATGAAGACAAGACGGTCGACTTCAAGGCCCAGCTGACCAAAATCAAGGCTGCCAAGCCTGAGTTCCTGTACCTTTCGGGCTACTACGGATCCACCGCACTCATCCTGAAACAGGCCCGCGCAATGGGTCTGAACGTCCCCGCCGGCGGCGGCGATGGCTGGGACTCACCTGACCTCGTCAAGATAGGTGGTGCGGCTGTCGAGGGTGGCGTCTTCTCCAACCACTTCTCCAAGGACGACCTCAGCCCCAAAGTCCAGGCTTTCGTCGCGGCATACACGGCCAAGTACGGGGCAGCGCCCGACGCACTCGCTGCTCTTGCGTATGACGCTGCGGGACTGTTCCTCGACGCGTTCAAGACTGCCGGCTCAATCAAGGGCTCGGACATCAGGGATGCCATGAAAAATACGACCTTCTCGGGCATCGGCGGTGCCTACAAGTTCGACGAAAACCGCAACCCCATCAAGGCCGCAGTCATCCTGCAGATCAAGAACGGCCAGCAGACGTTCCTGACAACTGTCAACCCGTAA
- a CDS encoding branched-chain amino acid ABC transporter permease gives MGQFLQQLINGIQLGSIYALIALGYTMVYGIVRLINFAHADIFMVGAYMGFFLAPVMAKVFGGAFIPTIIAAMLITGLLGFVMEKLAYRPLRYKSRLSALITALGVSLFLENFCALPFVFGPTFRKFPDLIVAKNIPLPGSLGLIIDNVLLLDVGVSVVLMVLLFWFVNKTLIGKQMRAVSFDKPTASLMGINIDVVISTAFIVGPALAGAGGILFGVTYGSLNSPSLGIWWGLKAFIAAVLGGIGNIPGAVLGAYIMGISEAFATSVNSNLGYGIAFAILIGILLVRPSGLLGKFMPEKV, from the coding sequence ATGGGCCAGTTCCTGCAGCAACTCATCAACGGCATTCAGTTAGGCAGTATCTATGCCCTGATTGCCCTGGGCTATACAATGGTGTATGGCATCGTGCGCCTCATCAATTTCGCTCACGCCGACATTTTCATGGTTGGCGCTTACATGGGGTTCTTTCTCGCCCCTGTCATGGCCAAGGTCTTTGGTGGTGCCTTCATCCCGACGATCATCGCAGCCATGCTCATTACCGGCCTGCTTGGCTTCGTCATGGAGAAACTTGCCTATCGCCCGCTGCGGTACAAATCACGGTTGTCCGCCCTCATCACAGCGCTGGGCGTGTCGCTGTTCCTGGAGAACTTCTGTGCCCTGCCATTCGTCTTCGGCCCGACGTTCCGCAAGTTCCCCGACCTCATCGTGGCCAAGAACATTCCCCTCCCCGGCAGCCTCGGCCTCATCATCGACAACGTGCTGCTGCTCGACGTCGGCGTTTCGGTCGTCCTGATGGTCCTGCTGTTCTGGTTCGTGAACAAGACGCTCATCGGCAAGCAGATGCGTGCGGTGTCATTCGACAAGCCGACAGCAAGCCTCATGGGCATCAACATCGACGTCGTCATCAGTACGGCCTTTATCGTGGGTCCGGCGCTGGCAGGTGCCGGCGGCATCCTGTTCGGCGTGACCTACGGCAGCCTGAATTCCCCGTCCCTGGGCATATGGTGGGGCCTAAAGGCGTTCATCGCAGCGGTCCTTGGCGGCATCGGCAATATCCCGGGCGCCGTGCTGGGCGCGTATATCATGGGAATCTCGGAGGCGTTTGCGACGTCGGTCAACTCCAACCTGGGGTATGGCATCGCGTTCGCCATCCTTATTGGCATCCTGCTTGTTCGACCAAGCGGCCTGCTGGGCAAGTTTATGCCGGAGAAGGTCTGA
- a CDS encoding serine/threonine-protein phosphatase yields MRVIGAGWTDIGLQRHVNEDSFAVVQEGKEVERQGACYVICDGLGGARAGEVASRMAVETFVAAWSSRELSAEDTRQRLRLAVHEANAVVYRLSLSSEELSGMGTTLVAFVPHAERAYVCNVGDSRCYRLRGSVLAQLTEDHTMAADMVRQGLLDPAYARQVSERNILTRAVGTAPRVEVDVVSDELRAGDRYLLCSDGLWGTVSESDLKAGLTGGTPEETVRRLVDLANTCGGPDNCTAIVVDVQEAGDVAD; encoded by the coding sequence ATGAGGGTCATCGGAGCGGGCTGGACCGATATTGGATTGCAGCGTCACGTCAATGAGGACAGCTTTGCCGTCGTTCAGGAAGGCAAGGAGGTCGAGCGTCAGGGTGCCTGCTATGTCATCTGCGATGGCCTCGGCGGAGCACGGGCAGGAGAGGTTGCCTCTCGCATGGCCGTGGAGACCTTTGTCGCGGCATGGTCTTCGCGGGAGTTGTCGGCCGAAGACACCAGACAGCGTCTGCGGCTTGCGGTCCATGAGGCGAACGCCGTCGTCTACCGCCTGTCGCTGTCGTCGGAGGAGCTGTCGGGCATGGGGACGACGCTTGTGGCGTTCGTTCCTCACGCTGAGCGCGCGTATGTCTGCAACGTCGGAGACAGCAGGTGCTACCGTCTTCGAGGCAGTGTGCTGGCCCAACTCACGGAAGACCACACGATGGCGGCGGATATGGTACGCCAGGGACTCCTGGATCCGGCCTATGCGCGGCAGGTCAGCGAACGGAACATCCTGACCCGGGCCGTCGGGACCGCTCCGCGCGTCGAGGTCGACGTCGTGTCGGACGAACTCCGTGCTGGTGACCGATATCTCCTGTGCTCGGACGGGCTGTGGGGTACGGTTTCCGAGTCAGACCTCAAGGCCGGCCTGACAGGGGGAACACCGGAGGAGACGGTGCGCCGCCTCGTGGATCTTGCCAACACCTGTGGAGGCCCGGACAATTGCACGGCCATCGTTGTGGACGTCCAGGAAGCAGGTGACGTCGCTGACTGA
- the livG gene encoding high-affinity branched-chain amino acid ABC transporter ATP-binding protein LivG (Part of the ABC transporter complexes LivFGHMJ and LivFGHMK involved in the high-affinity transport of branched-chain amino acids; LivFGHMK is specific for the transport of leucine, while LivFGHMJ is a transporter for leucine, isoleucine, and valine) has translation MALLDVTHLTQFFGGLRAVSDFNIQLEHGEIVGLIGPNGAGKTTVFNVLTGVYTPTSGTIVFDGQNIVGKKTHQIAQAGIARTFQTIRLFGKSSVIDNIKIAYHFRMSYGNTDAFLHTRKYWQGEQLVDDYAIDLLRLFHLEGHADDISGSLPYGAQRRLEIARALATKPKLLILDEPAAGMNPAEADELLEMIHWLRDKFDLTILLIEHQMRVVMGVCERIKVMDFGETICEGVPEHIRNDPRVCEAYLGKGA, from the coding sequence ATGGCTCTCCTCGACGTTACGCATCTCACGCAGTTCTTCGGCGGCCTGCGCGCCGTTTCCGACTTCAACATCCAGTTGGAGCACGGCGAGATCGTCGGCCTCATCGGGCCGAACGGCGCAGGAAAAACCACCGTGTTCAACGTGCTCACCGGCGTCTATACGCCGACGAGTGGCACAATTGTCTTCGACGGGCAAAACATTGTGGGCAAGAAAACCCACCAGATCGCCCAGGCAGGGATCGCACGCACGTTCCAGACTATCCGGCTGTTCGGCAAATCCAGCGTTATCGACAACATCAAGATCGCCTATCACTTCCGCATGTCCTACGGCAATACTGATGCGTTCCTGCACACACGAAAGTACTGGCAGGGCGAGCAACTTGTCGACGACTATGCCATCGACCTCCTGCGCCTGTTCCACCTGGAGGGACATGCCGACGACATCTCGGGTTCCCTTCCCTACGGGGCCCAGCGCCGCCTGGAAATCGCCCGCGCTCTTGCCACCAAACCCAAGCTCCTCATCCTGGACGAGCCGGCTGCCGGCATGAACCCGGCAGAGGCAGACGAACTGTTGGAAATGATCCACTGGCTCCGCGACAAGTTCGACCTGACTATCCTGCTCATCGAGCACCAGATGAGGGTGGTCATGGGCGTGTGCGAACGTATCAAGGTCATGGACTTCGGCGAGACCATCTGCGAAGGCGTGCCCGAGCACATCCGCAACGACCCGCGGGTCTGCGAAGCATACCTTGGAAAGGGGGCCTGA
- a CDS encoding export ABC transporter ATP-binding protein, with protein sequence MGDTLAIQVQDLHRSFGQNRAVDGVSFDVLRGEIFSLLGPNGAGKTTTISMLSCLLKADSGDALVMGHSISVKPQQVKASIGVVPQEVALYSDLSARENLLFWGKMQGLRGVPLARRVDEVLEVIGLTDRQRERVSTYSGGMKRRVNIAVALLHKPALVIMDEPTVGIDPQSRRSILDNVKQLRDQGMTVLYTTHYMEEAQELSDHVGIMDHGKLVAVGTQQELITSVGELDRIQLRLAGPAEGLLETWKTVTGIHDVTSDDGIVTVFAADSNRVLPRLFESAARAGVRIASVDVQEPNLEAVFLRLTGRALRD encoded by the coding sequence ATGGGAGACACGCTGGCTATCCAGGTACAGGACCTGCACCGCAGCTTTGGACAGAATCGGGCGGTCGACGGCGTTTCCTTTGACGTCCTTCGAGGCGAGATCTTCAGCCTTCTTGGCCCCAACGGCGCCGGCAAGACGACCACGATCAGCATGCTCTCGTGCCTGCTGAAGGCCGACTCCGGTGACGCGCTGGTGATGGGACACAGCATCTCAGTCAAACCCCAGCAGGTGAAGGCATCCATCGGTGTTGTCCCTCAGGAGGTTGCCCTGTACAGCGACCTGTCGGCTCGCGAAAACCTGCTGTTCTGGGGAAAGATGCAGGGGCTGCGCGGCGTCCCTCTGGCCCGCCGTGTCGACGAGGTTCTGGAAGTCATCGGGCTCACAGACCGTCAGAGGGAACGGGTCAGCACGTACTCGGGCGGCATGAAGCGCCGCGTGAACATCGCAGTCGCACTTCTCCACAAGCCTGCACTGGTGATCATGGATGAACCCACGGTCGGCATCGACCCGCAAAGCCGCCGGTCCATCCTGGACAATGTCAAACAGCTTCGCGATCAGGGCATGACGGTCCTGTACACCACGCACTACATGGAGGAAGCGCAGGAGCTGTCCGACCACGTAGGCATCATGGACCATGGCAAGCTTGTCGCGGTGGGCACACAGCAGGAGCTGATCACCAGTGTGGGCGAACTCGACCGTATCCAGCTGCGGCTCGCCGGACCTGCCGAAGGCTTGCTGGAGACCTGGAAGACGGTCACGGGCATCCATGACGTGACTTCAGACGATGGCATCGTGACCGTGTTTGCGGCCGACAGCAACCGTGTGCTTCCTCGTCTCTTCGAAAGCGCCGCCAGAGCAGGTGTGCGGATTGCGTCGGTCGACGTCCAGGAGCCAAACCTCGAAGCCGTGTTCCTTCGTCTCACCGGCCGCGCACTGCGCGACTGA
- a CDS encoding branched-chain amino acid ABC transporter permease: MASRSPSLLASCLFDQAACWASLCRRRSDMTFLRTHRTLATVIAFVLAYVVIKLLSILPLVDGGPLLNGYYIQLIALVGINIVMTVSLGMVNGFTGQFSIGHAGFMAVGAYTSAMITTVWLHTSTANPWVAYPVFIVAILTGGLLAAAAGYLVGAPSLRLKGDYLAIVTLSANELIRTVIRVTEVLGGPRGLGGIPKLTTLEVVFVFAIVSVVLMRNYLFSSYGRSMKAVRDSEIAAESMAINTTRQKVFVFVFSAFFAGVSGGVFAHLLQFIHPDNFSFVKSLEYLIYLYVGGSTSISGAMVGPAIFTFLPELMRGLQSWRLVIYPLILIFVMIFRTEGIMGLKEFGFILIPQRQRKEVSA; the protein is encoded by the coding sequence ATGGCATCGCGTTCGCCATCCTTATTGGCATCCTGCTTGTTCGACCAAGCGGCCTGCTGGGCAAGTTTATGCCGGAGAAGGTCTGACATGACCTTTCTCCGTACGCACCGCACCCTAGCCACAGTCATTGCATTCGTGCTGGCCTATGTCGTCATCAAGCTACTGAGCATCCTGCCCCTCGTCGACGGAGGACCTCTTCTGAACGGCTACTACATCCAGCTCATTGCCCTGGTCGGCATCAACATCGTCATGACCGTCAGCCTGGGCATGGTGAACGGTTTCACCGGCCAGTTCTCCATCGGACATGCTGGTTTCATGGCTGTCGGCGCCTATACCTCAGCCATGATTACGACAGTCTGGTTGCATACAAGTACAGCCAATCCATGGGTCGCGTATCCTGTCTTCATTGTCGCGATTCTTACAGGAGGGTTGCTGGCTGCGGCAGCAGGCTATCTTGTCGGTGCGCCGTCGCTGCGTCTCAAGGGCGACTACCTGGCCATCGTGACACTGTCCGCCAACGAGCTCATCCGCACCGTCATCCGTGTCACTGAAGTGCTCGGTGGTCCCCGTGGCCTGGGCGGCATCCCCAAGCTCACCACGCTGGAGGTCGTCTTCGTGTTCGCAATCGTGAGCGTCGTTCTCATGCGCAACTACCTGTTCTCGTCGTACGGTCGCTCCATGAAGGCGGTCCGCGACTCCGAGATCGCCGCAGAGTCAATGGCCATCAATACAACGCGCCAGAAGGTCTTTGTGTTTGTCTTCTCGGCCTTCTTCGCCGGCGTCTCGGGCGGTGTCTTTGCTCACTTGCTGCAGTTCATCCACCCGGACAACTTCAGTTTCGTGAAGTCGCTGGAGTATCTGATCTACCTGTACGTCGGCGGCTCCACATCAATCAGTGGTGCCATGGTCGGCCCGGCCATCTTCACGTTCCTGCCCGAACTAATGCGCGGTCTGCAATCATGGCGCCTGGTCATCTACCCACTGATCCTCATCTTCGTCATGATCTTTCGGACAGAAGGCATTATGGGCCTCAAGGAATTCGGCTTCATCCTCATTCCCCAGCGTCAGAGGAAGGAGGTGAGCGCATAA
- a CDS encoding MFS transporter, with the protein MKAFTLIWAGQVVSLVGSAMTAFGISVWAWQVTGHATALSIVAFFSFTPTIIMSPIAGALVDRWNRKVTMGVSDVASGLGTVIMLILYVTGHLQIWHLCVVGVLSGTFQAFQWPAYQAAISTMMPKEKYGRAAGMMSLAQSGSGILAPIIAGAIVVTWGLVPIFLFDIASFCIAVALLVAVNVPFPSRSQEGEEARGSLWKETVFGWRYIAARRPLLLLQLSFFASNLVAMVCLTLWTPMILARTSNSATTLGIVNTVSAVGGVVGGALMTAWGGPHRKVYGVLWGMVLASVLGIMLMGFGRTLPIWLISGFLGSLIIPFLNGCSDAIWQAKVPHDVQGKVFGTRMMIAQVSVPVAMLTAGPLADLVFEPWMMPGGVLTGIFGPLVGVGRGAGMALMFVLFGGVALLVSVASFMVRDIRDVEILIPDYVPPGEEVPGAAISVLVEANVAN; encoded by the coding sequence ATGAAGGCGTTTACACTCATCTGGGCTGGTCAGGTGGTCTCGCTTGTCGGGTCCGCGATGACCGCTTTCGGTATAAGCGTGTGGGCGTGGCAGGTGACGGGTCATGCAACCGCCCTGAGCATCGTTGCGTTCTTCAGTTTCACACCCACTATCATCATGAGTCCCATCGCCGGAGCGCTGGTCGACCGGTGGAACCGCAAGGTGACCATGGGGGTGTCGGACGTAGCGTCAGGACTGGGCACGGTCATCATGCTCATCCTGTACGTCACCGGGCACCTGCAGATCTGGCACCTCTGCGTCGTGGGGGTGTTGTCCGGGACGTTCCAGGCATTCCAGTGGCCGGCGTATCAGGCCGCTATCAGCACTATGATGCCCAAGGAGAAGTATGGCCGGGCTGCGGGCATGATGTCGCTGGCGCAGAGCGGTTCCGGCATCCTTGCGCCCATCATTGCGGGTGCGATCGTCGTGACGTGGGGCCTCGTGCCGATCTTTCTGTTCGACATCGCTTCATTCTGCATCGCCGTCGCATTGCTGGTGGCGGTCAATGTTCCCTTTCCTTCACGATCTCAGGAAGGCGAAGAGGCACGCGGCAGCCTCTGGAAGGAGACGGTCTTCGGCTGGCGCTACATCGCGGCACGCCGGCCACTGCTCCTGCTGCAACTCAGCTTCTTTGCATCGAACCTCGTCGCGATGGTGTGCCTGACGCTGTGGACCCCGATGATCCTGGCGCGGACCAGTAACAGTGCGACCACACTGGGCATCGTCAACACGGTGTCCGCCGTCGGCGGTGTCGTCGGAGGTGCTCTCATGACGGCCTGGGGTGGACCGCACCGCAAGGTGTACGGCGTCCTGTGGGGAATGGTGTTGGCGTCCGTCCTGGGCATCATGCTCATGGGGTTTGGCCGAACGCTGCCCATCTGGCTCATTTCCGGGTTTCTCGGATCGCTCATCATCCCATTTCTCAACGGTTGCAGCGACGCTATCTGGCAGGCGAAAGTGCCACACGACGTGCAGGGCAAGGTCTTTGGCACGCGCATGATGATTGCACAGGTCTCGGTGCCCGTGGCCATGCTGACCGCTGGACCACTGGCCGACCTGGTATTTGAGCCCTGGATGATGCCTGGAGGGGTCTTGACAGGAATCTTTGGCCCACTGGTCGGCGTCGGCCGTGGGGCCGGCATGGCTCTCATGTTTGTGCTGTTTGGTGGCGTGGCGCTGCTAGTGAGCGTCGCGAGCTTCATGGTGCGCGACATCCGCGATGTGGAGATCCTGATTCCGGACTATGTTCCACCCGGCGAAGAAGTGCCTGGAGCAGCGATTTCTGTGCTTGTTGAGGCAAATGTCGCCAATTGA
- a CDS encoding cell filamentation protein Fic, translating to MNVTTFARDSPGRLTPIGRDASKYVAYIPDPLPPRAELDADTLLLLSQADQSLGQLAGIGHFVKNSALLVKPLLRREAVLSSHIEGIQSGLDDLYRYEADRLPFPPRQGSSDNEDAHEVYNYVVALEYGLRRLESLPVSTRLIRELHRHLMKGVRGEQATPGELRTTQNWIGPAGCTLNEATYVPPPVDAMTEALGDLEKYIHRAPEYPQLVRLALVHYQFEAIHPFVDGNGRVGRLLLALLTVQWSLLPSPLLYLSAYFDRNRDTYYRLLLGVSTRGKWLEWVRFFLSAVISESYDTLSRLSSLQDLRDSWHLQLESQPRTSALTLRLADSLMEQPFVTVPAAAKFLGVTYRTAQLHVDRLQQAGILRPRDARRYGKVYEASDILRVLNAGTEEAEGRDRRSVPTADHKGA from the coding sequence ATGAATGTAACTACGTTTGCGCGCGACAGTCCAGGGCGTCTGACACCCATTGGCAGGGATGCGTCGAAGTATGTGGCCTACATTCCCGACCCACTGCCGCCACGTGCTGAGCTTGATGCAGATACGCTGCTTCTGCTGTCCCAGGCAGATCAGTCACTGGGGCAACTCGCCGGAATCGGACATTTCGTGAAGAATTCGGCCTTGCTTGTCAAACCCCTTCTCAGGCGGGAAGCCGTACTGTCGTCACATATCGAGGGCATCCAGTCCGGGCTCGACGACCTGTACCGCTATGAGGCGGACCGGCTGCCGTTCCCCCCGCGGCAAGGCTCCTCTGACAACGAAGATGCGCACGAGGTCTACAACTATGTTGTCGCACTCGAGTACGGTCTGCGCCGCCTCGAGTCCCTCCCTGTCAGCACTCGGCTTATCCGCGAGCTGCACCGTCACCTCATGAAGGGGGTGCGTGGTGAGCAGGCCACGCCAGGCGAGCTCAGGACCACGCAGAACTGGATTGGCCCCGCAGGCTGTACCCTGAATGAGGCTACGTATGTCCCGCCTCCAGTCGACGCCATGACAGAAGCACTCGGGGACCTGGAGAAATACATTCACCGTGCCCCGGAGTATCCACAGCTGGTCCGGCTCGCGCTGGTCCACTACCAGTTCGAGGCCATCCATCCGTTCGTCGACGGAAATGGACGCGTCGGCCGCCTCCTCCTTGCACTCCTCACGGTCCAGTGGAGCCTGCTTCCGTCACCCCTGCTGTACCTCAGCGCTTACTTCGACCGCAACAGAGATACCTACTATCGCCTGCTCCTCGGTGTCAGCACGCGCGGTAAGTGGCTCGAATGGGTCCGGTTCTTCCTCTCTGCAGTCATCAGTGAATCATACGACACGTTGAGCAGGCTGAGCTCATTGCAGGACCTCAGAGACTCGTGGCATCTGCAGCTGGAGTCCCAGCCCCGGACCTCGGCACTCACGCTCCGGCTCGCAGACAGTCTCATGGAACAGCCGTTTGTCACAGTGCCGGCAGCAGCGAAGTTCCTTGGGGTTACCTACCGCACTGCACAGCTGCACGTCGATCGACTGCAACAAGCAGGCATCCTGAGACCCCGCGATGCGCGGCGCTACGGAAAGGTGTATGAAGCGAGTGACATATTGCGCGTTCTCAACGCTGGTACAGAGGAGGCAGAAGGGCGCGACCGGAGATCCGTGCCGACAGCCGACCACAAGGGTGCCTGA
- a CDS encoding ABC transporter ATP-binding protein — protein sequence MLLEVRNIDVFYGSIRALKDVSFNVEKGEIVSIIGANGAGKSTTLRAISGILRAASGSIIYDGQDITHTPPHLIARMGISQVPEGRGIFGNLTVQENLDVALSSVKDKKSAGPNQDKVFSLFPRLKERRRQISGTLSGGEQQMLAVGRGLMQNNPFMLLDEPSMGLSPVLVEEIFGIIVEINRLGKTVLLVEQNAFKALSIANRGYVLETGSLVLSGTAAELRNNPDVKKAYLGG from the coding sequence ATGCTGCTCGAAGTCCGGAACATCGACGTTTTCTATGGTTCCATCCGTGCCCTGAAGGATGTATCGTTCAACGTGGAGAAGGGTGAAATCGTCTCGATCATCGGTGCCAACGGCGCCGGCAAGTCGACGACCTTGCGCGCCATCTCCGGCATTCTGCGTGCAGCGTCCGGCAGCATCATTTATGACGGACAGGATATCACCCACACGCCGCCGCATCTCATCGCGCGCATGGGTATCTCCCAGGTCCCCGAAGGCCGTGGCATCTTTGGCAACCTGACCGTGCAGGAAAACCTGGACGTGGCGCTGTCGTCGGTCAAAGACAAGAAGTCGGCCGGCCCCAACCAGGACAAGGTATTCTCGCTGTTCCCGCGTCTCAAGGAGCGCAGACGACAGATCTCCGGAACACTGTCAGGTGGCGAACAGCAGATGCTGGCAGTTGGTCGGGGTCTCATGCAGAACAACCCGTTCATGCTCCTCGACGAACCCTCGATGGGCCTGTCGCCCGTGCTGGTCGAGGAGATTTTCGGCATCATCGTCGAGATCAACCGTCTGGGCAAGACGGTCCTGCTCGTCGAGCAGAACGCATTCAAGGCGCTGTCCATAGCCAACCGCGGATACGTGCTGGAAACCGGTTCCCTGGTACTGTCAGGGACAGCCGCGGAACTGCGTAACAACCCGGACGTGAAGAAAGCCTACCTGGGCGGCTAG
- a CDS encoding 4Fe-4S ferredoxin: MSASKVWFTGLRTRPGHNLLDKTEAVIRAAGVTDIDFKDKFVALKLHLGEPGNLAYIRPNYVARVVRLIRELGGRPFLTDCNTLYTGGRSNAVDHLQSAQENGFNRITVGADVIIADGLKGTDYREVPIHLKRCETAKIGTAIADADIIVSLTHFKGHEQAGFGGTLKNIGMGSGSRGGKMQMHSESKPRIDVVKCVSCGTCVRSCPQVAIGWNADHKAVIDYTKCVGCGQCVAVCMYGAAPPVFQGTNDALNEKIAEYAYAVLHGKPAFHVSFIMNVSPSCDCWDLNDAAIVPDIGIAASFDPVALDQACVDLVNRAVANQGSVLADVHFEHGDKFTHVHPETHWESQVAHAEEIGLGTRRYELVAVE; the protein is encoded by the coding sequence ATGAGCGCGTCGAAGGTGTGGTTCACCGGCCTGCGCACGCGTCCCGGTCACAATCTGCTGGACAAGACCGAGGCTGTGATACGCGCCGCCGGCGTCACAGACATCGACTTCAAGGACAAGTTCGTTGCGCTCAAGCTGCACCTGGGAGAGCCCGGCAACCTCGCCTACATTCGCCCCAACTACGTCGCGCGTGTCGTCAGGCTGATTCGTGAACTGGGCGGCAGGCCCTTTCTGACCGACTGCAATACGCTGTATACGGGAGGCCGCTCCAATGCGGTCGATCACCTGCAGTCTGCCCAGGAGAACGGTTTCAACCGTATCACCGTCGGGGCAGACGTCATCATCGCCGACGGCCTCAAGGGCACGGACTACCGCGAGGTGCCCATCCATCTCAAGCGCTGCGAAACTGCCAAGATCGGCACTGCAATTGCCGACGCCGACATCATTGTCTCGCTTACGCACTTCAAGGGTCATGAGCAGGCCGGCTTCGGGGGCACGCTCAAGAATATCGGCATGGGCAGTGGCTCGCGGGGCGGCAAGATGCAGATGCACTCTGAATCCAAGCCGCGTATCGACGTCGTCAAGTGCGTCTCCTGCGGCACCTGCGTCCGTTCCTGCCCGCAGGTCGCAATCGGATGGAACGCCGACCACAAGGCTGTCATCGACTACACGAAGTGCGTCGGCTGTGGGCAGTGCGTCGCGGTCTGCATGTACGGCGCCGCGCCCCCCGTGTTCCAGGGGACCAACGACGCGCTCAACGAGAAGATCGCGGAATATGCCTATGCCGTCCTGCATGGCAAGCCGGCGTTCCACGTCAGCTTCATCATGAACGTCAGCCCCAGCTGCGATTGCTGGGACCTCAACGATGCAGCCATCGTGCCCGATATCGGCATTGCCGCGAGCTTCGACCCGGTGGCCCTCGACCAGGCGTGCGTGGACCTCGTCAACAGAGCCGTCGCCAACCAGGGAAGTGTGCTTGCCGACGTTCACTTCGAGCACGGAGACAAGTTCACACACGTCCATCCCGAAACGCACTGGGAATCCCAGGTCGCCCACGCCGAGGAGATCGGACTGGGCACGCGGCGGTACGAGCTGGTGGCCGTCGAGTAG